One part of the Ziziphus jujuba cultivar Dongzao chromosome 2, ASM3175591v1 genome encodes these proteins:
- the LOC132800762 gene encoding putative receptor like protein 25, protein MIETSHSESQLNYIGDSYYLYSVSMINKGLEMMYIRIFTFFGCIDFSNNKFYGEIPRAIGDLGSLIVLNLSSNNFSGHIPSSLGNLIELESLDLSNNKLCGEIPHQLTRLTFLEYLNSSENQLVGPIPQAGQIETFSNSSFEGNWGLCGLPLSKKCETLLPPSEYSEESGDSILSGLTWKTVAKGYGYGLIIGLMIGFITTSSWPCLMLKKLGVIPPRRLR, encoded by the coding sequence ATGATAGAAACTTCACATAGTGAGTCACAATTGAATTACATTGGTGACAGTTACTACCTCTACTCGGTGTCTATGATAAACAAGGGACTAGAAATGATGTACATTAGAATTTTCACTTTCTTTGGGTGCATTGATTTCTCAAACAACAAATTTTATGGAGAAATTCCAAGGGCAATAGGGGATCTTGGAAGTTTAATCGTGCTCAACTTGTCAAGTAATAATTTTTCAGGACACATCCCTTCATCTTTAGGGAATTTGATTGAGCTTGAATCATTAGATCTCTCTAATAATAAGCTTTGTGGTGAAATCCCTCATCAGTTAACTAGGCTCACATTTCTTGAATACTTGAACTCATCTGAAAATCAACTTGTGGGTCCAATACCTCAGGCCGGACAAATTGAgacattttcaaattcttcttTTGAGGGAAATTGGGGGTTATGTGGTCTTCCATTGTCAAAAAAGTGTGAAACTCTCTTGCCACCTTCTGAATACAGCGAAGAATCAGGTGATTCAATATTATCCGGTTTGACTTGGAAAACTGTTGCAAAGGGATATGGATACGGACTCATAATTGGATTGATGATCGGATTTATAACCACCTCAAGTTGGCCATGTTTGATGCTCAAGAAGTTAGGTGTGATCCCACCAAGAAGACTAAGATGA
- the LOC107419145 gene encoding transcription factor PIF7: MNSMSQCTVPNWNLKHQRREQVEAAEEKNRPSHVLQHNHLHQNQTTSTSHLVPMSNNNEVAELTWENGQLAMHGLGGLVPNTASAKPTWGRAGDTLESLVHRATISQKRHSNLLNHHNHHCANLVASSSQSQSYDQVPQFSKRTKSESKNLSCSSNGISSMRQVPMTTSACVSGSDTTMMTSTWANSFDSSYLTFNNETTFEDADTHGGLMENQDEDRETNVESAGRSNSTRRTRAAAVHNQSERRRRDRINQKMKALQKLVPNASKTDKASMLDEVIEYLKNLQAQVQLMTTMRSGSMPQMMMPLAMQQHLQMSLLARMGMGTVGLGMGMGMLDMASMARAPPQSIPSLVHPSQVASTPPAFVPSPFMVPSMIPTNPPAQAKPEHGTSSSVPLPDPYCALLAQSMNMDLYNKMAVLYSQQANQTTQATGCPSRSSHPQED; this comes from the exons ATGAACAGCATGAGTCAGTGTACGGTACCAAATTGGAATCTAAAGCACCAAAGACGAGAACAAGTCGAAGCTGCAGAAGAGAAAAACAGACCCTCTCACGTGCTGCAGCATAACCACTTACACCAGAATCAAACGACTAGCACTAGTCATCTTGTTCCCAT GTCAAATAATAATGAAGTAGCTGAGCTGACATGGGAAAATGGCCAGCTAGCCATGCATGGGCTGGGTGGGCTGGTTCCAAATACGGCCTCTGCAAAGCCCACATGGGGTAGGGCCGGGGACACTCTTGAATCACTAGTCCACCGAGCCACAATATCCCAAAAACGTCACAGCAATTTACTCAATCACCACAATCATCACTGTGCCAACCTGGTTGCATCTTCAAGCCAGAGCCAGAGCTATGACCAAGTTCCCCAATTCTCCAAAAGGACGAAATCTGAATCCAAGAACCTTAGTTGTAGCAGTAATGGTATTAGTAGCATGCGACAAGTACCAATGACTACGAGTGCTTGTGTGAGTGGAAGTGACACTACCATGATGACTTCCACTTGGGCTAATTCCTTTGATTCTTCTTATTTGACCTTCAACAACGAAACCACTTTTGAAGATGCTGACACTCATGGCGGATTAATG GAAAACCAAGATGAAGATCGAGAAACCAATGTTGAATCCGCAGGCCGCTCAAACTCTACTAGACGAACCCGAGCTGCTGCTGTTCATAATCAATCCGAGAgg AGGCGAAGAGATAGGATCAATCAGAAGATGAAAGCTCTACAAAAGTTGGTGCCAAATGCAAGTAAG ACTGATAAAGCTTCAATGCTGGATGAGGTAATTGAGTACCTGAAAAACCTTCAAGCACAAGTCCAACTAATGACTACTATGAGAAGTGGTAGTATGCCTCAAATGATGATGCCTTTAGCAATGCAACAACATCTTCAAATGTCACTCTTAGCACGTATGGGCATGGGTACTGTTGGACTAGGAATGGGGATGGGAATGCTTGACATGGCCTCCATGGCTCGAGCCCCCCCTCAATCTATCCCATCCCTCGTTCATCCTTCTCAGGTGGCTTCTACGCCTCCTGCATTTGTTCCTTCTCCTTTCATGGTACCCTCAATGATTCCAACCAACCCTCCAGCTCAAGCAAAACCTGAACATGGCACTAGTTCTTCAGTTCCATTGCCTGACCCATATTGTGCTCTTCTAGCTCAA TCAATGAACATGGACCTCTATAACAAGATGGCAGTACTCTATAGCCAACAAGCTAATCAGACCACGCAAGCAACAGGCTGTCCATCTAGGTCAAGCCATCCGCAAGAGGATTAA
- the LOC107419154 gene encoding receptor-like protein 6 yields MKRDMYQFLLLFVVILSYPCLFDSVHSLQLNSSTTTTTFSNCHPHQTSILLQLKTEFTFKRHEFSYYDEEVGKNTYPKMKYWKAGSDCCSWDGVSCDMATGHVISLNLCNSWLHGPLHSNSSLFRLLHLRNLNLAFNNFTSSPIPLKFGQLTRLTHLNLSNSMFSGHIPVSEISRLANLISLDLSFNGDIYFSSDIFLHMREGELGRLTQNMTNLRQLHLDWVDLSSRLPIHLANLSSLTHLSLQDCNLHGEFPNNIFHLPNIQFIHLSDNNNLTGSLPEFPSSSMLKSLALSNTTFSGKLPNSIGNLKFLNFLNLEMCSFSGIVPSSLGNLTELTYLDLTHNNFKGQLPYTVGNLAKLTEILLWANEFSGELPSSLGNLKRSKILDVGRNSFSGQIPLSLKNLTQLEVLELSTNFFSGVIPSFLFKMPSLMDLYLDNNQFSGYLNIDRISNSSHLDSLYLSGNELSGQIPSSISKLTMLNRLYLDSNHLSGSLDFGIFSKLSHLQYLDLSNNRGFLITNSSRNSTLPKFVELSLSSCNISEFPTFLKTQDELYILDLSNNRISDPIPKWLLSIGTIGVLNLSHNCIRGWEEAPLTLPWKTMYFLDLHSNKLHGSLVVPPMSIIYFSISENNLVGRIDPLFCKLGGLQYLDLSSNLLSGTIPQCLGGFNSVLSVLNLRRNNFHGTMPGTCGETSQLNILDLSYNNLHGKIPESLIKCKELQVLNLGHNQISDTFPYSLQSLSSKLKVLILSSNKF; encoded by the coding sequence ATGAAGAGGGATATGTATCAGTTCCTCTTGCTTTTTGTGGTGATCCTCTCATATCCCTGTCTGTTTGACTCAGTGCATTCTCTGCAGCTGAATTCCTCTACCACCACCACTACTTTTTCCAATTGCCACCCTCACCAAACCTCTATTTTGCTCCAACTGAAAACAGAGTTTACATTTAAGAGGCATGAATTTTCATATTATGACGAGGAGGTTGGAAAGAACACCTACCCAAAGATGAAATACTGGAAAGCTGGCAGTGATTGCTGTTCTTGGGATGGTGTCTCATGCGATATGGCAACTGGTCATGTAATAAGCCTTAACCTCTGCAACAGTTGGCTTCATGGACCTCTGCACTCTAACAGCAGCCTTTTCAGATTGCTTCATCTTCGAAATCTCAACCTTGCCTTCAACAACTTCACTTCATCGCCCATTCCTTTAAAGTTTGGCCAACTTACAAGGTTAACACATCTCAACCTCTCTAACTCTATGTTTTCTGGGCATATTCCAGTATCTGAAATTTCAAGGCTCGCAAATTTGATTTCACTTGATCTTTCTTTCAATGGTGACATATACTTTTCTAGTGATATTTTTTTGCATATGAGAGAAGGAGAGCTGGGAAGGCTTACCCAAAACATGACCAATTTAAGACAACTTCACCTTGATTGGGTGGATCTTTCTTCCCGGCTACCTATTCACTTGGCAAATTTATCTTCTTTGACACATCTCTCTTTACAGGATTGCAATTTGCATGGTGAATTCCCAAATAATATCTTCCATTTGCCTAACATACAGTTCATCCATCTTTCTGATAACAACAATCTTACCGGTTCTCTTCCTGAATTTCCTTCTAGCAGTATGCTAAAGTCGTTGGCTCTTTCTAACACCACTTTCTCAGGAAAACTACCAAATTCAATTGGCAACCTtaaattcttgaattttttgAATCTCGAAATGTGTAGCTTTTCTGGAATTGTTCCTTCTTCGCTTGGGAATCTTACTGAACTCACATATCTTGACCTAACCCATAATAATTTCAAAGGTCAGCTTCCATACACAGTAGGGAACCTTGCAAAGCTCACTGAAATTCTCCTCTGGGCTAATGAATTTAGTGGTGAATTACCTTCTTCTCTTGGAAACCTCAAAAGATCGAAAATTTTAGATGTTGGTCGAAATAGTTTCAGCGGTCAAATTCCATTGTCACTTAAAAATCTCACACAATTGGAAGTGTTGGAACTTTCAACAAATTTTTTCAGTGGAGTCATTCCTtcgtttttatttaaaatgccTTCTTTGATGGATCTGTATCTGGACAACAATCAGTTTTCAGGCTATCTCAATATTGACAGAATCTCTAATTCATCCCACTTAGACTCATTGTATTTAAGTGGAAATGAATTATCTGGACAGATTCCCAGTTCCATATCCAAACTAACAATGCTCAACCGATTGTACCTTGATTCAAATCATTTAAGTGGCAGTCTTGATTTTGGCATTTTCTCAAAGTTGAGTCACCTTCAGTATCTTGATCTTTCAAATAACCGAGGCTTTCTTATAACAAATTCAAGTAGGAATTCCACTCTTCCCAAGTTTGTGGAATTATCTTTATCCTCGTGCAACATTAGTGAGTTTCCTACATTCCTGAAAACACAAGATGAATTGTACATATTAGATCTTTCCAACAATAGGATAAGCGATCCAATTCCCAAATGGTTACTGAGCATTGGGACAATTGGTGTGCTGAATCTTTCTCACAACTGCATTAGAGGATGGGAAGAAGCCCCCTTAACTCTCCCATGGAAGACAATGTATTTTCTAGATCTACATTCCAATAAGTTACATGGATCACTTGTAGTTCCACCAATGTCCATCATTTACTTTTCCATTTCAGAAAATAACTTGGTTGGAAGAATTGATCCACTGTTTTGCAAATTGGGGGGCCTTCAATATCTTGATTTATCAAGTAACCTGTTGAGCGGTACTATTCCTCAATGTTTGGGTGGCTTCAATAGTGTTCTCTCAGTTCTAAATCTAAGAAGAAACAACTTCCATGGCACTATGCCTGGAACATGTGGGGAAACAAGCCAATTAAATATATTGGATTTGAGCTACAACAATTTGCATGGGAAGATTCCAGAGTCACTTATTAAATGCAAAGAGCTACAAGTTTTAAATCTCGGCCACAATCAGATAAGTGACACATTTCCTTATTCGCTACAGAGTTTGTCATCGAAGCTCAAGGTTCTCATTTTATCTTCCAATAAATTTTAA